A single Phytohabitans houttuyneae DNA region contains:
- a CDS encoding FadR/GntR family transcriptional regulator → MALTDDAIDRIKAMILSGRLRPGERLPNAADLAAALGLSRNTLREALRALALIRVLEVRHGDGIYVGSLQPRQLFDTLGFVTDFYRDGAAPQVLELRRALEPTAVALAAGRMTDGDTAKLRALADALADGSTVDELVAHEQEFHGLVAAAAGNDVLRALVDGLSGPTTRARLRREAGLPQAVAATRQDHRSIAEAIAARRPELAQAWATVHLAR, encoded by the coding sequence ATGGCGCTGACCGACGACGCGATCGACCGGATCAAGGCGATGATCCTGTCGGGGCGCCTGCGCCCCGGCGAACGGCTGCCCAACGCGGCCGACCTCGCCGCGGCGCTCGGCCTGTCCCGCAACACGCTGCGCGAGGCGCTGCGCGCCCTCGCGCTCATCCGGGTGCTGGAGGTGCGGCACGGCGACGGCATCTACGTCGGCAGCCTCCAGCCCCGGCAGCTGTTCGACACGCTCGGCTTCGTCACCGACTTCTACCGGGACGGCGCCGCGCCGCAGGTGCTCGAGCTGCGGCGGGCGCTGGAGCCGACCGCGGTGGCGCTGGCCGCCGGCCGGATGACCGACGGCGACACCGCGAAGCTGCGCGCGCTGGCCGACGCGCTGGCCGACGGATCCACAGTGGATGAGCTGGTCGCGCACGAACAGGAGTTCCACGGTTTGGTCGCGGCCGCCGCCGGAAACGACGTGCTCCGCGCGCTCGTCGACGGGCTGTCCGGCCCGACCACCCGGGCCCGCCTGCGGCGGGAGGCGGGGCTGCCGCAGGCGGTCGCCGCCACCCGGCAGGACCACCGTTCGATCGCCGAGGCGATCGCGGCCCGCCGGCCCGAGCTGGCCCAGGCGTGGGCGACCGTCCACCTGGCGCGGTGA
- a CDS encoding alpha/beta fold hydrolase has protein sequence MYTFAAPDGTQLAYHRSADGDPLVCLPGGPMQASVYLDDLGGLSAHRALVRLDLRGTGESAAPADQATYRCDRQVGDVEALRAHLGLESIDLLGHSAGATLAILYATRYPRRVRRLALLNPSPRPAGLVITDADRREVAELRRGEDWFPEAFAAFERIWAGHATAAEWGAIAPFHYGRWDGASRAAYERGPSQTNGDAAAAYYAAGAFDPATVRAALADLDAPVLLVAGEYDVGLPPARAAEFAGLMPRAELVVAPGGGHFPWLDDPQWLVAALAAFAR, from the coding sequence GTGTACACCTTCGCCGCGCCCGACGGCACGCAGCTCGCCTACCACCGCTCCGCGGACGGGGACCCGCTGGTCTGCCTGCCGGGCGGCCCCATGCAGGCCTCGGTCTACCTCGACGACCTCGGCGGGCTCTCCGCGCACCGCGCGCTGGTCCGCCTCGACCTGCGCGGCACCGGTGAGTCCGCGGCGCCCGCCGACCAGGCGACATACCGGTGCGACCGGCAGGTCGGCGACGTCGAGGCGCTCCGCGCCCACCTCGGGCTGGAGTCGATCGACCTCTTGGGACACTCGGCCGGCGCCACGCTCGCGATCCTGTACGCGACCCGCTACCCGCGGCGGGTGCGCCGCCTCGCGCTGCTGAACCCCAGCCCCCGCCCCGCCGGCCTCGTGATAACGGATGCCGACCGCCGCGAGGTGGCCGAGCTGCGCCGCGGGGAGGACTGGTTTCCCGAGGCGTTCGCCGCCTTCGAGCGGATCTGGGCCGGCCACGCGACGGCCGCGGAGTGGGGCGCGATAGCGCCGTTCCACTACGGACGGTGGGACGGGGCGAGCCGGGCCGCGTACGAGCGAGGGCCCAGCCAGACGAACGGCGACGCGGCGGCCGCCTACTACGCCGCCGGCGCGTTCGACCCGGCCACGGTGCGGGCCGCGCTCGCCGACCTGGACGCGCCGGTGCTGCTGGTGGCGGGCGAGTACGACGTGGGGCTGCCGCCCGCGCGCGCCGCCGAGTTCGCCGGCCTGATGCCCCGCGCGGAGCTTGTCGTGGCACCGGGCGGCGGACACTTCCCGTGGCTGGACGATCCACAGTGGCTGGTGGCGGCGCTGGCGGCTTTCGCCCGGTAG
- a CDS encoding VOC family protein, with protein sequence MSRLSSIVIHCRDPYVAAPFWSLAFGLPPVAEDRAALAARTLEPGESVLLRDPDGRSPDVWVSPTDDDIEARGRGLVHIDLRLDDLAELDALVAAGAQRRWEVTEPHRWTVLAAPDGVLFCAIHPSPPAAS encoded by the coding sequence ATGAGCAGGCTCTCCTCGATCGTCATCCACTGCCGCGACCCCTACGTGGCGGCGCCGTTCTGGTCGCTGGCGTTCGGGCTGCCGCCGGTGGCCGAAGACCGTGCCGCGCTCGCCGCCCGCACGCTCGAGCCCGGCGAGTCGGTGCTGCTGCGCGACCCGGACGGCCGCTCGCCCGACGTGTGGGTCAGCCCGACCGACGACGACATCGAGGCGCGCGGGCGCGGCCTGGTCCACATCGACCTGCGCCTGGACGACCTGGCCGAGCTGGACGCGCTCGTCGCCGCCGGCGCGCAGCGGCGGTGGGAGGTCACCGAGCCGCACCGCTGGACCGTGCTGGCCGCACCCGACGGCGTCCTCTTCTGCGCGATCCATCCCAGCCCGCCGGCCGCCTCCTAG
- a CDS encoding GNAT family N-acetyltransferase, translating into MFRVAPALADEADALTALVRGSAAYPGEYRVMVAGQRLDAAYLHANVVRVVRGADGRVWGFYSLLFPGHGGPGEAELDFMFVANDRQGQGIGTVLFADMRAVAEERGASRVHIVSHPPAEPFYLANGAQRIGMLAPSGRATWHRPHLVLELSGTPALAGVGAR; encoded by the coding sequence ATGTTTCGGGTCGCGCCCGCACTGGCCGACGAGGCTGACGCCCTGACCGCGCTGGTCCGCGGCTCCGCGGCCTACCCGGGTGAGTACCGGGTCATGGTGGCGGGCCAGCGCCTCGACGCCGCCTACCTCCACGCGAACGTGGTGCGGGTGGTCCGCGGCGCCGACGGCCGGGTGTGGGGCTTCTACAGCCTGCTCTTTCCCGGCCACGGCGGGCCCGGCGAGGCCGAGCTCGACTTCATGTTCGTGGCGAACGACCGGCAGGGACAGGGGATCGGCACGGTGCTCTTCGCGGACATGCGCGCCGTCGCCGAGGAGCGCGGGGCGAGCCGGGTGCACATCGTCTCGCATCCGCCGGCGGAGCCGTTCTACCTCGCCAACGGCGCGCAGCGGATCGGCATGCTCGCGCCCTCCGGCCGGGCCACCTGGCACCGCCCGCACCTGGTGCTCGAGCTGTCCGGCACCCCGGCCCTGGCCGGGGTGGGCGCCAGGTAG
- a CDS encoding class I SAM-dependent methyltransferase has protein sequence MTDPVEIVRRGYDAVSHLYRQDDDTPAEYRDWLAALRARLPDRARVLDLGCGNGVPVAKALAAAGHDVTGVDLSEVQVERARRLVPDATFRRADATEVDFPDGGFDAVVCLYALIHMPLDRQPPLLARIARWLRPGGWLLATTGASAWTGAEQGWLGGDAEMWWSHADAATYRAWIAGAGLRVEAEAFVPEGGSGHQLFWARRP, from the coding sequence GTGACCGACCCGGTGGAGATCGTCCGGCGCGGCTACGACGCCGTCTCGCACCTGTACCGGCAGGACGACGACACGCCCGCCGAGTACCGGGACTGGCTGGCCGCGCTGCGGGCCCGGCTGCCGGACCGGGCCCGCGTGCTCGACCTCGGCTGCGGCAACGGGGTCCCGGTCGCGAAGGCGCTGGCCGCCGCGGGACACGACGTCACCGGCGTCGACCTCAGCGAGGTGCAGGTCGAGCGGGCCCGCCGCCTCGTGCCAGACGCCACCTTCCGGCGGGCCGACGCCACGGAGGTCGACTTCCCGGACGGCGGCTTCGACGCGGTCGTGTGCCTGTACGCCCTCATCCACATGCCGCTGGACCGCCAACCCCCGCTGCTCGCCCGCATCGCCCGGTGGCTGCGCCCCGGCGGCTGGCTCCTCGCCACCACCGGGGCGTCCGCGTGGACCGGCGCCGAGCAGGGCTGGCTGGGCGGCGACGCGGAGATGTGGTGGAGCCACGCGGACGCCGCCACGTACCGCGCCTGGATCGCCGGCGCCGGCCTGCGCGTGGAGGCCGAGGCGTTCGTGCCCGAGGGCGGCAGCGGCCACCAGCTCTTCTGGGCCCGCCGCCCCTGA
- a CDS encoding LysR family substrate-binding domain-containing protein, with amino-acid sequence MRALMRMLREGALGVLRAGVPPETPAVTLQTLLRRLADELPGLDVDLQELTTGEQLRLLVEARLDVGLVHHPVDAPDLRFGPPVRVPLGVLLPRASPLARRTGLAFADLAGHDLVLPPRATAPGWHDHVLDPCRRHGFAPARTRHARNAEFLLGLVLAGKGVAFEPESATRREPRAVWRPLADPPLARTTSGAWPAQSPHPAAERFAGIAAGTIDQPGPATAVTAPDSPRPWSIVYEPRAAAS; translated from the coding sequence GTGCGGGCGCTGATGCGGATGCTCCGCGAGGGCGCGCTGGGCGTGCTGCGCGCTGGGGTACCGCCGGAGACGCCGGCCGTCACCCTCCAGACGCTGCTGCGCCGCCTCGCCGACGAGCTGCCGGGCCTCGACGTCGACCTGCAGGAGCTGACCACGGGCGAGCAGCTGCGCCTGCTCGTCGAGGCGCGCCTCGACGTCGGCCTCGTCCACCACCCGGTCGACGCCCCCGACCTGCGCTTCGGCCCGCCGGTGCGGGTACCGCTCGGCGTGCTCCTGCCCCGCGCGTCGCCGCTCGCCCGGCGCACCGGGCTGGCCTTCGCCGACCTGGCCGGCCACGACCTCGTACTGCCGCCGCGCGCCACCGCGCCCGGCTGGCACGACCACGTCCTCGACCCCTGCCGGCGGCACGGCTTCGCGCCGGCCCGGACGCGGCACGCCCGCAACGCCGAGTTCCTGCTCGGCCTGGTGCTCGCCGGCAAGGGCGTGGCGTTCGAGCCGGAGAGCGCCACCCGCCGCGAGCCGCGCGCGGTGTGGCGCCCGCTGGCCGACCCGCCGCTGGCCCGGACCACCTCGGGCGCGTGGCCGGCGCAGTCGCCGCACCCGGCCGCCGAGCGGTTCGCCGGGATCGCCGCCGGGACGATCGACCAACCCGGCCCGGCCACGGCCGTCACCGCGCCCGACTCGCCGCGACCGTGGAGCATCGTCTACGAGCCGCGGGCGGCCGCGTCGTGA